The following proteins are co-located in the Macadamia integrifolia cultivar HAES 741 chromosome 3, SCU_Mint_v3, whole genome shotgun sequence genome:
- the LOC122074467 gene encoding perakine reductase-like isoform X2 has product MYKEPRIQIPRVKLGNQGLEVSKLGFGCWGLTGAYNDPLPEEDGISVIKEAFNRGITFFDTADSYGPNTNEILVGKALKHLPRDKIQLATKFGIVNLSVTGLQVNGSPEYVRKCCEASLKRLNVDYIDLYYQHRVDKSIPIEDTMGELMKLVEEGKIKYLGLSEASPDTIRRAHAVHPITAVQMEWSLWTRDIEEEIVPLCRELGIAIVVYSPLGRGFFGGRAVTESIPANSFLTGHPRFTGENLEKNKVLYKQVTNLAAKHGCTPAQLALSWVLHQGDDVVPIPGTTKLSNLDGNIGSLVVKLMAEDVKEISEAVPIDEVSGARIYEKIYLHSWKFANTPAKNSNLLA; this is encoded by the exons atgtacaaGGAGCCCCGAATTCAAATTCCAAGAGTGAAATTGGGAAATCAGGGATTAGAG GTTTCCAAGTTAGGTTTTGGATGCTGGGGCCTTACTGGAGCTTACAATGACCCTCTCCCAGAGGAAGATGGGATTTCAGTCATTAAGGAAGCTTTTAATAGGGGAATTACCTTTTTTGATACTGCTGATTCATACGGACCCAACACCAATGAAATTCTGGTCGGAAAG GCCTTGAAGCATCTGCCCAGAGACAAAATCCAGCTTGCTACCAAATTCGGTATTGTTAACCTTTCTGTTACTGGTTTACAAGTTAATGGTTCCCCTGAATATGTAAGGAAGTGTTGTGAAGCTAGTCTAAAGCGTCTTAATGTGGACTACATTGATCTGTACTATCAGCACCGAGTGGACAAATCGATACCAATAGAGGACACT ATGGGGGAACTTATGAAGTTAGTGGAAGAGGGAAAGATAAAGTATCTTGGATTATCTGAAGCAAGTCCAGATACAATAAGAAGGGCACATGCAGTTCACCCAATTACAGCAGTACAAATGGAATGGTCTTTGTGGACTCGCGATATTGAAGAAGAGATAGTCCCACTCTGCAG GGAACTTGGCATTGCAATAGTAGTGTACAGCCCTCTTGGTCGTGGGTTTTTTGGTGGCAGGGCTGTTACAGAAAGCATTCCTGCAAATAGTTTCTTG ACTGGACATCCAAGGTTCACCGGTGAGAATTTAGAGAAGAACAAAGTGCTGTACAAGCAAGTTACTAACTTGGCTGCTAAGCATGGCTGCACTCCAGCTCAACTAGCTTTGTCTTGGG ttcTCCATCAAGGGGATGATGTGGTTCCAATCCCAG GGACAACTAAGCTTAGCAATCTAGATGGAAATATTGGCTCCTTGGTAGTGAAACTAATGGCAGAAGATGTCAAAGAGATTTCTGAAGCTGTGCCTATTGATGAAGTATCAGGTGCTAGAATCTATGAGAAGATATAC
- the LOC122074467 gene encoding perakine reductase-like isoform X4 — MYKEPRIQIPRVKLGNQGLEVSKLGFGCWGLTGAYNDPLPEEDGISVIKEAFNRGITFFDTADSYGPNTNEILVGKMGELMKLVEEGKIKYLGLSEASPDTIRRAHAVHPITAVQMEWSLWTRDIEEEIVPLCRELGIAIVVYSPLGRGFFGGRAVTESIPANSFLTGHPRFTGENLEKNKVLYKQVTNLAAKHGCTPAQLALSWVLHQGDDVVPIPGTTKLSNLDGNIGSLVVKLMAEDVKEISEAVPIDEVSGARIYEKIYLHSWKFANTPAKNSNLLA, encoded by the exons atgtacaaGGAGCCCCGAATTCAAATTCCAAGAGTGAAATTGGGAAATCAGGGATTAGAG GTTTCCAAGTTAGGTTTTGGATGCTGGGGCCTTACTGGAGCTTACAATGACCCTCTCCCAGAGGAAGATGGGATTTCAGTCATTAAGGAAGCTTTTAATAGGGGAATTACCTTTTTTGATACTGCTGATTCATACGGACCCAACACCAATGAAATTCTGGTCGGAAAG ATGGGGGAACTTATGAAGTTAGTGGAAGAGGGAAAGATAAAGTATCTTGGATTATCTGAAGCAAGTCCAGATACAATAAGAAGGGCACATGCAGTTCACCCAATTACAGCAGTACAAATGGAATGGTCTTTGTGGACTCGCGATATTGAAGAAGAGATAGTCCCACTCTGCAG GGAACTTGGCATTGCAATAGTAGTGTACAGCCCTCTTGGTCGTGGGTTTTTTGGTGGCAGGGCTGTTACAGAAAGCATTCCTGCAAATAGTTTCTTG ACTGGACATCCAAGGTTCACCGGTGAGAATTTAGAGAAGAACAAAGTGCTGTACAAGCAAGTTACTAACTTGGCTGCTAAGCATGGCTGCACTCCAGCTCAACTAGCTTTGTCTTGGG ttcTCCATCAAGGGGATGATGTGGTTCCAATCCCAG GGACAACTAAGCTTAGCAATCTAGATGGAAATATTGGCTCCTTGGTAGTGAAACTAATGGCAGAAGATGTCAAAGAGATTTCTGAAGCTGTGCCTATTGATGAAGTATCAGGTGCTAGAATCTATGAGAAGATATAC
- the LOC122074467 gene encoding probable aldo-keto reductase 1 isoform X5, with protein sequence MYKEPRIQIPRVKLGNQGLEVSKLGFGCWGLTGAYNDPLPEEDGISVIKEAFNRGITFFDTADSYGPNTNEILVGKALKHLPRDKIQLATKFGIVNLSVTGLQVNGSPEYVRKCCEASLKRLNVDYIDLYYQHRVDKSIPIEDTMGELMKLVEEGKIKYLGLSEASPDTIRRAHAVHPITAVQMEWSLWTRDIEEEIVPLCRELGIAIVVYSPLGRGFFGGRAVTESIPANSFLGQLSLAI encoded by the exons atgtacaaGGAGCCCCGAATTCAAATTCCAAGAGTGAAATTGGGAAATCAGGGATTAGAG GTTTCCAAGTTAGGTTTTGGATGCTGGGGCCTTACTGGAGCTTACAATGACCCTCTCCCAGAGGAAGATGGGATTTCAGTCATTAAGGAAGCTTTTAATAGGGGAATTACCTTTTTTGATACTGCTGATTCATACGGACCCAACACCAATGAAATTCTGGTCGGAAAG GCCTTGAAGCATCTGCCCAGAGACAAAATCCAGCTTGCTACCAAATTCGGTATTGTTAACCTTTCTGTTACTGGTTTACAAGTTAATGGTTCCCCTGAATATGTAAGGAAGTGTTGTGAAGCTAGTCTAAAGCGTCTTAATGTGGACTACATTGATCTGTACTATCAGCACCGAGTGGACAAATCGATACCAATAGAGGACACT ATGGGGGAACTTATGAAGTTAGTGGAAGAGGGAAAGATAAAGTATCTTGGATTATCTGAAGCAAGTCCAGATACAATAAGAAGGGCACATGCAGTTCACCCAATTACAGCAGTACAAATGGAATGGTCTTTGTGGACTCGCGATATTGAAGAAGAGATAGTCCCACTCTGCAG GGAACTTGGCATTGCAATAGTAGTGTACAGCCCTCTTGGTCGTGGGTTTTTTGGTGGCAGGGCTGTTACAGAAAGCATTCCTGCAAATAGTTTCTTG GGACAACTAAGCTTAGCAATCTAG